The region ATCAAGAGCGGGTAGCAAGCCCACGTGCGGGTCGTGCTCGACCGACACGAACGTCATGGTTTCGGCCCTCCTCCATCCACAGAGGCTTCCCGCGCGCGTCGTCATCGCGGCAATCCAGGGACGTGTCATCCCGCTCTTCGATCAGCGGATCCTTGACGAGTACCATGACGTATTGTCACGCTCCAAGTTTCGCTTCGAGAGAGATCAGGTCGCCCTGCTCTTGGCGGACCTTGAGTCGTTGGGCGAGAGCGTCACGATCGCCAACCCGGCGCCCGATGCGCCAACTCCCGATCCGGCCGACCGACCGTTCCTTGAAGTGGCGATCGCCGGCAGAGCAGATGCACTAGTAACCGGCAACAGGCGCCATTTTCCTGATGGCTTGGGCGTCGCAATACTGTCGCCAGCGGAACTCATGAACGAGTTGGAGGGCGCGACACGCTGAATCCCGGTGCGCAGGATAGTCGTTGGCGGGGAACGTAGCGATCAGCCGCGGCTGAAACTCGATGAGGCCAAGGCCAGGGCCGCGCCCGAGCTCGCCGTGCTATCGGCCATGGCACATGGAGCGAGCGCGGCTCCCGAGCAAGCATTGCAGGTAGCGGTTGCAGCGCTCGGAGCCTTGGCAGGATTGGACCACGAGCAAGCCCTGCTATACTCAGATATGGTCTACGGCTCGCTCGGCGAAGCGGCCCGAAAGGCCCTCGAAGCTATGGATTTGAACAAGTACGAGTTTCAGAGCACCTTTGCCAAGCGCTTCCTCGCTCGGGGACGCCAAGAGGGACGCCAAGAGGGGCGC is a window of Pseudomonadota bacterium DNA encoding:
- a CDS encoding putative toxin-antitoxin system toxin component, PIN family; protein product: MVSALLHPQRLPARVVIAAIQGRVIPLFDQRILDEYHDVLSRSKFRFERDQVALLLADLESLGESVTIANPAPDAPTPDPADRPFLEVAIAGRADALVTGNRRHFPDGLGVAILSPAELMNELEGATR